The following are encoded together in the Xanthobacter autotrophicus Py2 genome:
- a CDS encoding DEAD/DEAH box helicase domain protein (PFAM: helicase domain protein; DEAD/DEAH box helicase domain protein~SMART: DEAD-like helicases~KEGG: rpe:RPE_2959 DEAD/DEAH box helicase domain protein), with product MSFSELGLSEKVLAAVADTGYTQPTPIQAQAIPHVLARRDVLGLAQTGTGKTAAFTLPMLTLLEHGRARARMPRTLILEPTRELAAQVEENFTRYGKNHKLNVALLIGGVSFGDQDSKLLRGVDVLIATPGRLLDHVERGRLLLSGIEVLVIDEADRMLDMGFIPDIERVCKLVPFTRQTLFFSATMPPEIQRLVSQFLSNPVRVEVSKPASTAATVTHMLVASGREDYDKREVLRELIRNCDGLQNGIIFCNRKRDVAVLHRSLQKHGFNAVALHGDMDQHARIKALDQFRSGEATLLVASDVAARGLDIPAVSHVFNYDVPHHSEDYVHRVGRTGRAGRAGTAYTLVTHTDAKSVTAIEKLIGNAVPWHGAPLGDAPPASERRERREDGGRLRGKRRVEKEPREARPEREPRAEREPRPEREPRADREPRVAREPRPEREPRAERAPRPEREPRREREPRREREAPAGEVRASEPRAEAETRAPRPDRQERGRRPAREDGPEARLARRERAPAAEPADMSHLPAFLLRPVRVKAG from the coding sequence ATGTCATTTTCCGAACTCGGCCTGAGCGAAAAGGTCCTCGCGGCAGTCGCTGACACCGGCTATACGCAGCCGACGCCCATCCAGGCCCAGGCCATCCCCCATGTGCTGGCGCGCCGAGATGTGCTCGGCCTCGCGCAGACAGGCACCGGCAAGACTGCCGCCTTCACCCTTCCCATGCTGACGCTGCTTGAGCACGGACGGGCCCGCGCCCGCATGCCTCGCACCCTCATCCTGGAGCCGACCCGCGAGCTCGCGGCGCAGGTGGAAGAGAACTTCACCCGCTACGGCAAGAACCACAAACTGAACGTCGCCCTGCTCATCGGCGGCGTGTCCTTCGGCGACCAGGATTCCAAGCTGCTCCGCGGCGTGGACGTGCTCATCGCCACCCCCGGCCGCCTGCTCGACCATGTGGAGCGCGGCCGCCTGCTCCTGTCCGGCATCGAGGTGCTCGTCATCGACGAGGCCGACCGCATGCTGGACATGGGCTTCATCCCGGACATCGAGCGCGTCTGCAAGCTCGTGCCCTTCACCCGCCAGACCCTGTTCTTCTCGGCCACCATGCCGCCGGAGATCCAGCGCCTGGTGTCGCAGTTCCTGTCCAATCCGGTGCGAGTGGAAGTGTCGAAGCCGGCCTCCACCGCCGCCACGGTCACCCACATGCTGGTCGCCTCCGGACGGGAGGACTACGACAAGCGCGAGGTGCTGCGCGAGCTCATCCGCAATTGCGACGGGCTGCAGAACGGCATCATCTTCTGCAACCGCAAGCGCGACGTGGCGGTGCTGCACCGCTCGCTGCAGAAGCACGGCTTCAACGCCGTTGCGCTCCATGGCGACATGGACCAGCACGCTCGCATCAAGGCCCTCGACCAGTTCCGCTCCGGCGAGGCCACCCTTCTGGTGGCATCCGACGTGGCGGCCCGCGGGCTCGACATCCCGGCGGTGAGCCACGTCTTCAACTATGACGTGCCCCACCACTCGGAAGACTATGTGCATCGCGTGGGCCGCACCGGCCGCGCCGGCCGCGCCGGGACGGCCTATACGCTGGTCACCCACACCGACGCCAAGTCGGTGACGGCCATCGAAAAGCTGATCGGCAACGCCGTGCCCTGGCACGGCGCCCCCCTCGGCGATGCCCCGCCCGCGTCCGAGCGGCGGGAGCGCCGCGAGGATGGCGGCCGGCTGCGCGGCAAGCGCCGCGTGGAGAAGGAGCCCCGCGAGGCCCGTCCCGAGCGCGAGCCCCGTGCGGAGCGGGAGCCCCGTCCCGAGCGGGAACCGCGTGCCGACCGCGAGCCCCGCGTCGCCCGCGAGCCGCGTCCGGAGCGGGAACCCCGGGCGGAGCGCGCCCCGCGTCCCGAGCGTGAGCCCCGTCGCGAGCGGGAACCCCGTCGCGAACGCGAAGCCCCGGCAGGCGAGGTGCGCGCCAGCGAACCCCGCGCGGAGGCGGAAACCCGCGCGCCGCGTCCGGATCGGCAGGAGCGAGGCCGTCGTCCCGCCCGCGAGGATGGTCCCGAGGCCCGTCTGGCACGGCGTGAACGCGCCCCCGCCGCCGAACCCGCGGACATGAGCCACCTGCCCGCCTTCCTGCTGCGCCCGGTGCGCGTGAAGGCCGGCTGA
- a CDS encoding TfoX domain protein (PFAM: TfoX domain protein~KEGG: rpb:RPB_2987 TfoX-like) — translation MDEDTIADLFSAFGPVRTRRMFGGRGLYADGLMFAIEVGGTLYLKADADHAALLESRGSVPFSYLAKGAVRTMTGFWSVPEAALDDGDDLAVLARRSLALARAAAAQKPVKKTAARPKKKTPRG, via the coding sequence ATGGACGAGGACACCATCGCCGACCTCTTCAGCGCCTTCGGCCCGGTGCGCACGCGGCGCATGTTCGGCGGCAGGGGCCTTTATGCGGACGGGCTGATGTTCGCCATCGAGGTCGGGGGCACCCTCTATCTCAAAGCCGATGCCGACCACGCCGCCCTGCTTGAGAGCCGTGGCTCGGTCCCCTTTTCCTACCTTGCCAAGGGCGCCGTGCGCACCATGACCGGATTCTGGTCCGTGCCGGAGGCGGCGCTGGACGATGGCGACGACCTTGCCGTCCTCGCCCGCCGCTCCCTGGCCCTCGCCCGCGCGGCCGCTGCGCAAAAGCCGGTGAAGAAAACCGCAGCCCGACCCAAAAAGAAAACCCCGCGCGGCTGA
- a CDS encoding ATP12 ATPase (PFAM: ATP12 ATPase~KEGG: rpa:RPA3207 hypothetical protein), whose translation MGDPSGADPAGPQTMRDFLEGIEEPVAGDDPIARARAAQRTPLPKRFYTDVSVGEADGGFTILLDGRPVRTPARGLLLAPTRPLAEAMAAEWAEQEKEINPFFMPLTRLVNVALDRVGPEAEAVREEVVRYAGSDMLFYRADSPQTLVKRQAEQWDPVLDWLSGAHDARFFLSEGIRHVTQPDTSLERVRALVPQAPLKLAAVHSITTLTGSALLALAVAEGALDADAAWAAAHVDEDFNREQWGEDEIATARRAARRTEMDAAARLLTLIT comes from the coding sequence ATGGGTGATCCCTCAGGGGCCGATCCCGCCGGCCCCCAGACCATGCGCGATTTCCTGGAGGGCATCGAGGAGCCGGTGGCGGGGGACGATCCCATCGCCCGGGCCCGCGCCGCCCAGCGCACGCCGCTGCCGAAACGCTTCTATACCGATGTCAGCGTCGGCGAGGCGGACGGCGGCTTCACCATCCTGCTCGACGGCCGGCCCGTACGCACCCCCGCGCGCGGCCTGCTGCTGGCGCCCACGCGCCCGCTGGCCGAGGCCATGGCTGCCGAATGGGCGGAGCAGGAGAAGGAGATCAACCCCTTCTTCATGCCGCTGACGCGCCTCGTGAACGTCGCCCTCGACCGGGTGGGGCCGGAGGCAGAGGCGGTGCGCGAGGAGGTGGTGCGCTATGCCGGCTCCGACATGCTGTTCTACCGGGCCGACAGCCCGCAGACGCTGGTGAAGCGGCAGGCAGAGCAGTGGGACCCGGTGCTCGACTGGTTGAGCGGCGCCCACGATGCCCGTTTCTTTCTGTCGGAAGGTATTCGCCACGTCACCCAGCCGGACACCTCGCTGGAGCGGGTGCGGGCGCTGGTGCCGCAGGCGCCGCTGAAGCTTGCTGCCGTGCATTCCATCACCACCCTCACCGGCTCCGCCCTGCTGGCGCTGGCGGTGGCGGAAGGCGCGCTCGACGCGGATGCCGCCTGGGCCGCCGCCCATGTGGACGAGGACTTCAACCGCGAGCAGTGGGGCGAGGACGAGATCGCCACCGCCCGCCGCGCCGCGCGCCGCACCGAGATGGACGCGGCTGCCCGGCTTCTCACGCTGATCACCTGA
- a CDS encoding HAD-superfamily hydrolase, subfamily IA, variant 1 (TIGRFAM: HAD-superfamily hydrolase, subfamily IA, variant 3; HAD-superfamily hydrolase, subfamily IA, variant 1~PFAM: Haloacid dehalogenase domain protein hydrolase~KEGG: rde:RD1_1442 hydrolase, putative): MTPPESDAEPAPDAAPLKLVLFDCDGTLVDSQHMIVAAMRDAHAAHGVPLPGRDRLLSVVGLSLPEAFAMLSQGDLAYPIEALVDAYRNAFTRLRNAEPPEPMFDGAWEVLDTLRRRDDVVLGMVTGKARRGVDRVLKAHDMEGWFATIQTADDAPSKPHPAMVFQAMKEIGARPEETVVVGDTTYDVSMALQAGASALGVGWGYHEVAALERAGADHIVHRFDEVPAAIFDLLARRRAIAG; this comes from the coding sequence ATGACCCCACCCGAGAGCGACGCCGAGCCCGCCCCCGATGCCGCGCCCCTGAAGCTGGTGCTGTTCGATTGCGACGGCACGCTGGTGGACAGCCAGCACATGATCGTCGCCGCCATGCGCGACGCCCATGCGGCCCACGGCGTGCCGCTGCCGGGACGGGACCGGTTGCTCTCGGTGGTGGGGCTTTCCCTGCCGGAGGCCTTTGCCATGCTCTCGCAGGGTGACCTCGCCTATCCCATCGAGGCGCTGGTGGACGCTTATCGCAATGCCTTCACCCGGCTACGCAATGCCGAGCCGCCCGAGCCCATGTTCGACGGCGCCTGGGAGGTGCTGGACACCCTGCGCCGGCGCGACGACGTGGTGCTGGGCATGGTCACCGGCAAGGCGCGGCGCGGGGTGGACCGGGTGCTCAAGGCCCATGACATGGAAGGCTGGTTCGCCACCATCCAGACCGCCGACGACGCCCCCTCCAAGCCCCATCCGGCCATGGTGTTCCAGGCCATGAAGGAGATCGGCGCGCGCCCGGAGGAGACGGTGGTGGTCGGCGACACCACCTATGACGTCTCCATGGCGCTGCAGGCGGGGGCCTCCGCCCTCGGCGTCGGCTGGGGCTATCACGAGGTGGCGGCGCTGGAGCGGGCCGGGGCGGACCATATCGTCCACCGGTTCGACGAGGTGCCCGCCGCCATCTTCGATCTTCTGGCGCGCCGTCGCGCCATCGCCGGATAG
- a CDS encoding hypothetical protein (KEGG: sma:SAV6022 putative dihydrolipoamide S-succinyltransferase), whose protein sequence is MNSRPDFCPGCGAQVYPEEASCPFCGRKLHTSFLIPFLVGLGGTAVAVASGGLVWWVMSAPPAEPEAGAPQSAVVAPAQPAPQAALPPPAATAQTAPAVPAPQAGSGQGGTQEASLPLPTVSSPVTPPPVDATARRAFAKSKQESFAQNGLDLTVTAGGEDATILTIKFNFPAKTAAELIVSGPFPKQCEQRGFRQVLFVDPSDITWVYDVATQQMTQK, encoded by the coding sequence ATGAACTCCAGGCCCGACTTCTGTCCCGGCTGCGGGGCGCAGGTCTACCCGGAGGAGGCCAGTTGCCCCTTCTGCGGCCGCAAGCTTCACACCAGCTTCCTGATCCCCTTCCTGGTGGGGCTCGGCGGCACGGCGGTGGCTGTGGCATCCGGCGGCCTTGTGTGGTGGGTCATGTCGGCGCCTCCCGCGGAGCCTGAGGCCGGTGCGCCCCAGAGCGCGGTGGTCGCGCCCGCCCAACCGGCGCCGCAAGCCGCCTTGCCTCCGCCTGCCGCCACGGCCCAGACCGCTCCCGCTGTCCCGGCGCCCCAGGCCGGGAGCGGGCAGGGCGGTACCCAGGAAGCCTCGCTGCCGCTGCCGACGGTGAGCAGCCCGGTCACCCCGCCGCCGGTGGACGCCACCGCGCGCCGGGCGTTCGCCAAGAGCAAGCAGGAGAGTTTCGCCCAGAACGGCCTCGACCTCACGGTCACCGCCGGGGGCGAGGACGCGACCATCCTCACCATCAAGTTCAACTTCCCGGCGAAGACGGCGGCGGAGCTGATCGTCTCGGGTCCCTTCCCCAAGCAGTGCGAGCAGCGGGGCTTCCGCCAGGTCCTGTTCGTGGACCCGTCGGACATCACATGGGTATATGATGTGGCGACCCAGCAGATGACCCAGAAATGA
- a CDS encoding TRAP dicarboxylate transporter, DctM subunit (TIGRFAM: TRAP dicarboxylate transporter, DctM subunit~PFAM: TRAP C4-dicarboxylate transport system permease DctM subunit~KEGG: rpb:RPB_3391 TRAP C4-dicarboxylate transport system permease DctM subunit) — translation MINARLLKARFVAAALLLALVLAVVLPDVAFAAEPGFRGWFVHNMAPIMFGALVVFLLLGYPVAFSLAANGLIFALVGIWLGLFEPKFLQALPERVYGTMNNEVLLAVPFFTFMGLILERSGMAEDLLDTIGQVFGSIRGGLAYAVIFVGALLAATTGVVAASVISMGLISLPIMLRYGYDRRVASGVIAASGTLAQIIPPSLVLIVMADQLNRSVGDMYEGAFVPGLLLACLYALYIFLVSTIFPSAAPGLPLEAQTLRDPEQKIVPSRVLGAIAAAGFAFLIATGSLPHLTTGLIPGVANTAVWGVVAFVLLYFIMSGTARLLTPSLFIALSLSIAGAIFLMTETGVKFGADFVVLTMSATVGFAFVVAVINRVFRLGLLSKLAEQVVFVMVPPLALIFLVLGTIFIGVATPTEGGAMGSVGALILAFARGRLKFDLMRQATYSTAKLSAFVLFILLGARVFSLTFYGVDGHKWVEELLVSLPGGQMGFLIAVNALVFVLAFFLDYFELAFIIIPLLGPAADKLGIDLIWFGVMLAVNMQTSFMHPPFGFALFFLRSVAAKVPYIDRVTGKLMQPVTTGQIYWGAVPFVCIQLVMVALIILFPGMVTHYKSGSVQLDQNQIQQQFENLSPGLDAAPPPPLDLGFGK, via the coding sequence ATGATCAACGCCCGCCTCCTGAAGGCGCGTTTCGTCGCCGCCGCGCTCCTGCTCGCCCTGGTGCTCGCCGTGGTCCTGCCCGACGTGGCCTTCGCCGCCGAGCCGGGGTTCCGCGGCTGGTTCGTCCACAACATGGCGCCCATCATGTTCGGCGCGCTGGTGGTGTTCCTGCTGCTGGGCTACCCGGTGGCCTTCTCGCTGGCCGCCAACGGCCTCATCTTCGCGCTGGTCGGCATCTGGCTCGGCCTGTTCGAGCCCAAGTTCCTGCAGGCGCTGCCCGAACGCGTCTACGGCACCATGAACAACGAGGTGCTGCTGGCAGTCCCCTTCTTCACCTTCATGGGGCTCATCCTCGAGCGCTCCGGCATGGCGGAGGACCTGCTCGACACCATCGGGCAGGTGTTCGGCTCCATCCGCGGCGGCCTCGCCTATGCGGTGATCTTCGTGGGCGCTCTGCTGGCTGCCACCACCGGCGTGGTGGCGGCCTCGGTGATCTCCATGGGCCTCATCTCCCTGCCGATCATGCTGCGCTACGGCTACGACCGGCGCGTGGCCTCGGGCGTCATCGCCGCCTCGGGCACGCTGGCGCAGATCATTCCGCCCTCCCTCGTGCTCATCGTCATGGCCGACCAGCTGAACCGCTCGGTGGGCGACATGTATGAGGGCGCCTTCGTGCCGGGCCTGCTGCTCGCCTGCCTTTATGCGCTCTACATCTTTCTGGTCTCTACCATCTTCCCGAGCGCCGCACCCGGCCTGCCGCTGGAAGCCCAGACCCTGCGCGACCCGGAACAGAAGATCGTGCCCTCCCGCGTCCTCGGCGCCATCGCCGCGGCCGGCTTCGCCTTCCTGATCGCCACCGGTTCCCTGCCGCATCTCACCACAGGCCTCATCCCCGGCGTCGCCAACACGGCGGTGTGGGGCGTGGTGGCTTTCGTGCTGCTCTATTTCATCATGTCGGGAACGGCGCGGCTGCTGACGCCCTCGCTCTTCATCGCGCTCTCCCTGTCCATCGCCGGCGCCATCTTCCTGATGACGGAAACCGGGGTGAAGTTCGGCGCCGACTTTGTGGTGCTCACCATGTCCGCCACCGTGGGCTTCGCCTTCGTGGTGGCGGTGATCAACCGCGTGTTCCGCCTCGGCCTCCTGTCGAAGCTGGCGGAGCAGGTGGTGTTCGTGATGGTGCCACCGCTGGCGCTCATCTTCCTGGTGCTGGGCACCATCTTCATCGGCGTCGCCACGCCGACCGAGGGCGGCGCCATGGGCTCGGTGGGCGCGCTCATCCTCGCTTTCGCCCGTGGCCGGCTGAAGTTCGACCTGATGCGGCAGGCCACCTATTCCACTGCCAAGCTCTCCGCCTTCGTGCTGTTCATCCTGCTCGGCGCGCGCGTGTTCTCGCTCACCTTCTACGGGGTGGACGGCCACAAGTGGGTGGAGGAACTGCTGGTGTCGCTGCCCGGCGGGCAGATGGGCTTCCTCATCGCGGTGAACGCGCTGGTGTTCGTGCTGGCCTTCTTCCTCGATTATTTCGAGCTGGCCTTTATCATCATCCCGCTGCTGGGGCCGGCGGCCGACAAGCTCGGCATCGACCTCATCTGGTTCGGCGTGATGCTGGCGGTGAACATGCAGACCTCGTTCATGCATCCGCCCTTCGGCTTCGCCCTGTTCTTCCTGCGCTCGGTGGCGGCCAAGGTGCCGTACATCGACCGGGTGACGGGCAAGCTGATGCAGCCGGTCACCACCGGCCAGATCTATTGGGGCGCGGTGCCGTTCGTCTGCATCCAGCTGGTCATGGTGGCCCTCATCATCCTGTTCCCCGGCATGGTGACCCACTACAAGAGCGGCAGCGTCCAGCTCGACCAGAACCAGATCCAGCAGCAGTTCGAGAACCTGTCTCCCGGCCTCGACGCGGCACCGCCCCCGCCGCTGGACCTCGGCTTCGGCAAATAG
- a CDS encoding Tripartite ATP-independent periplasmic transporter DctQ component (PFAM: Tripartite ATP-independent periplasmic transporter DctQ component~KEGG: rpa:RPA1977 possible TrapT family, DctQ subunit, glutamate transport), which produces MSFLLALARGIDAVNMRIGKAASWLILVAILVSAANAVVRKLFDLSSNSWLELQWVLFAAVFLLCGSWTLMDNEHIRIDIVNARLSKRVRDGIDIFGHVFFLLPFSILLLWTSWPFFMASWSINEQSLNAGGLPQWPAKLLVPVGFFFLTLQGFSELIKRIAIFTGRMEDPNEREGGSHAALAAEAERLLAEVEVPGAGTPVVPATPTAPKH; this is translated from the coding sequence ATGTCCTTCCTGCTCGCCCTCGCCCGGGGCATCGATGCCGTGAACATGCGCATCGGCAAGGCGGCCTCCTGGCTGATCCTTGTGGCCATCCTTGTCTCTGCGGCCAATGCCGTGGTGCGCAAGCTGTTCGACCTCAGCTCCAATTCCTGGCTGGAGCTGCAATGGGTGCTGTTCGCAGCGGTGTTCCTGCTGTGCGGGTCGTGGACGCTCATGGACAACGAGCACATCCGCATCGACATCGTGAATGCGCGCCTCAGCAAACGGGTGCGGGACGGCATCGACATCTTCGGGCACGTCTTCTTCCTGTTGCCCTTCTCCATCCTGCTGTTGTGGACCTCCTGGCCCTTCTTCATGGCGTCCTGGTCCATCAACGAGCAGTCGCTGAATGCCGGCGGCCTGCCGCAATGGCCGGCCAAGCTTCTGGTGCCGGTGGGCTTCTTCTTCCTGACGCTGCAGGGCTTCTCCGAGCTGATCAAGCGCATCGCCATCTTTACCGGGCGGATGGAGGACCCCAACGAGCGGGAGGGCGGCAGCCACGCGGCGCTCGCGGCCGAGGCGGAGCGCCTGCTGGCCGAGGTGGAGGTTCCCGGCGCCGGAACGCCTGTCGTCCCGGCCACTCCCACCGCCCCCAAGCACTGA
- a CDS encoding pseudouridine synthase, RluA family (TIGRFAM: pseudouridine synthase, RluA family~PFAM: RNA-binding S4 domain protein; pseudouridine synthase~KEGG: bja:bll5366 putative ribosomal large subunit pseudouridine synthase C), whose product MAVAMKTVAEDEAGMRLDRWFKVHFPDLSFGHLQKLVRTGQVRVDGGRVKTSSRVEPGQSVRIPPLGDEPQDEPAGKPGAAGKASEAGRVSAGGEASGTTEAPAKPRQSASAAKRKEDEDRAFLKSITLFEDKDVMVLNKPYGLAVQGGSGTYRHMDGILEVLRDKDGQKPRLVHRIDKDTSGCLLVAKTRFAASVLAKSFRSREARKVYWAVVPGVPKPKQGRISTYLARDEDEEKMRVARHGEDEASHAITYYAVVDQAAQKMSWLSLKPVTGRTHQLRAHLAHIGHPIVGDPKYFDIENWELPGGLQNRLHLLARRLVIPHPRGQGLIDVSAPLPHHMAQSFAVLGFDASQYDPILEAPEG is encoded by the coding sequence ATGGCCGTCGCGATGAAGACCGTGGCCGAGGACGAGGCTGGCATGCGCCTCGACCGCTGGTTCAAGGTCCATTTTCCTGATCTCTCCTTCGGCCACCTGCAGAAGCTGGTGCGCACCGGGCAAGTGCGCGTGGACGGGGGACGGGTGAAGACTTCGTCCCGCGTCGAGCCCGGCCAGAGCGTGCGCATTCCCCCCCTGGGCGACGAGCCGCAGGACGAACCGGCCGGAAAGCCGGGCGCCGCGGGCAAGGCGTCCGAAGCGGGCCGGGTTTCCGCGGGGGGCGAGGCCTCGGGTACCACAGAGGCGCCGGCCAAGCCGCGGCAATCCGCCAGCGCCGCCAAGCGCAAGGAGGACGAGGACCGCGCCTTCCTGAAATCCATCACCCTGTTCGAGGACAAGGACGTGATGGTGCTGAACAAGCCCTACGGCCTCGCGGTGCAGGGCGGCTCGGGCACCTACCGGCATATGGACGGCATCCTGGAGGTGCTGCGCGACAAGGACGGCCAGAAGCCGCGCCTCGTCCACCGCATCGACAAGGACACCTCCGGCTGCCTGCTGGTGGCCAAGACGCGGTTCGCCGCCTCGGTGCTGGCCAAGAGCTTCCGCTCGCGGGAGGCGCGCAAGGTGTATTGGGCGGTGGTGCCCGGCGTGCCCAAGCCCAAGCAGGGGCGCATCTCCACCTATCTCGCCCGCGACGAGGACGAGGAGAAGATGCGGGTCGCCCGCCATGGCGAGGACGAGGCGAGCCACGCGATCACTTATTATGCCGTAGTGGATCAGGCGGCGCAGAAGATGAGCTGGCTGTCGCTGAAGCCGGTGACAGGCCGCACCCACCAGCTGCGCGCGCACCTCGCCCATATCGGCCACCCCATCGTCGGCGACCCCAAGTATTTCGATATCGAGAACTGGGAACTGCCGGGCGGCCTGCAGAACCGCCTGCACCTTCTGGCGCGGCGGCTCGTTATTCCCCATCCGCGCGGGCAGGGGCTGATCGACGTGTCGGCGCCGCTCCCCCACCACATGGCGCAATCCTTCGCCGTGCTGGGCTTCGACGCGTCACAGTACGATCCCATCCTCGAGGCGCCGGAGGGATGA
- a CDS encoding CrcB protein (TIGRFAM: CrcB protein~PFAM: Camphor resistance CrcB protein~KEGG: rpd:RPD_3620 CrcB protein) produces the protein MTFTLPPALVVFLGAGLGGVVRHLVNMTVPKLLGTGFPFATFLINVSGSFLMGLMVGYLAFKDGEFWNQTMRLFLTTGILGGYTTFSTFSLDFFLLMERGAYSSAFAYAVGSVALAFIAVFVGIAVMRALT, from the coding sequence ATGACCTTCACCCTTCCTCCCGCTCTTGTCGTCTTCCTCGGTGCCGGCCTGGGTGGTGTCGTGCGCCACCTCGTCAACATGACGGTGCCCAAGCTGCTGGGTACCGGATTTCCCTTCGCCACCTTCCTCATCAATGTGTCCGGCAGCTTCCTCATGGGGTTGATGGTCGGATATCTGGCGTTCAAGGACGGCGAGTTCTGGAACCAGACCATGCGGCTGTTCCTGACCACCGGCATCCTCGGCGGCTACACCACCTTCTCCACCTTCTCGCTGGATTTCTTCCTGCTCATGGAGCGCGGCGCCTACAGTTCCGCCTTCGCCTATGCGGTCGGCTCGGTGGCGCTCGCCTTCATCGCCGTGTTCGTCGGCATCGCCGTCATGCGCGCGCTGACGTGA
- a CDS encoding AAA ATPase central domain protein (PFAM: magnesium chelatase ChlI subunit; AAA ATPase central domain protein; ATPase associated with various cellular activities AAA_3; ATPase associated with various cellular activities AAA_5~SMART: AAA ATPase~KEGG: bra:BRADO4634 putative polynucleotide enzyme with nucleotide triphosphate hydrolase domain), whose amino-acid sequence MADLFEAAGLGSDVPRPLADRLRPAKLSEVVGQDHLVGPDGVLTRMLETRSLGSLILWGPPGTGKTTVARLLASATDLHFEQISAIFSGVADLKKVFEQARARRLVGKATLLFVDEIHRFNRAQQDSFLPVMEDGTVTLVGATTENPSFELNAALLSRARVLVFKSLDADAIARLLTRAEEVEGKALPLTEDARFALLNMADGDGRASLTLAEEVWRAARPGEVFDVAALADVVQRRAPIYDKSEDGHYNLISALHKAVRGSDPDAALYYFARMLDAGEAPLFLARRIVRMAVEDIGNADPQALVVCNAAKDAFDFLGSPEGELALAQAVVYVATAPKSNAVYKAFSAAKRAAKEGGSLMPPKHILNAPTKLMKGEGYGAGYRYDHDQPDAFSGQNYFPEALGRQSFYHPVERGFEREIRKRMDYWARLRAERGEP is encoded by the coding sequence ATGGCCGATCTGTTCGAGGCGGCGGGACTGGGCAGCGATGTGCCGCGCCCGCTCGCCGACCGGCTGCGGCCGGCCAAGCTGTCCGAAGTGGTGGGCCAGGACCATCTGGTCGGGCCGGACGGCGTGCTCACCCGCATGCTGGAGACGCGCTCGCTCGGCTCCCTCATCCTGTGGGGGCCGCCCGGCACGGGCAAGACCACGGTGGCGCGGCTGCTCGCTTCCGCCACCGACCTGCATTTCGAGCAGATCTCGGCCATCTTCTCCGGCGTGGCCGACCTCAAGAAAGTGTTCGAGCAGGCCCGCGCCCGCCGTCTGGTGGGCAAGGCGACGCTTCTGTTCGTGGACGAGATCCACCGCTTCAACCGTGCCCAGCAGGACAGCTTCCTGCCGGTGATGGAGGACGGCACCGTCACCCTGGTGGGCGCCACCACCGAGAACCCGTCCTTCGAGCTGAACGCCGCGCTGCTGTCCCGCGCCCGCGTGCTGGTGTTCAAGTCGCTGGATGCGGACGCCATCGCCCGCCTGCTGACGCGGGCGGAGGAGGTGGAGGGCAAGGCCCTGCCGCTCACCGAGGATGCCCGCTTCGCCCTGCTCAACATGGCGGACGGCGACGGGCGGGCCTCCCTCACCCTCGCGGAGGAGGTATGGCGCGCGGCGCGGCCGGGGGAGGTGTTCGACGTGGCGGCGCTGGCCGACGTGGTGCAGCGCCGCGCGCCCATCTACGACAAGAGCGAGGACGGCCACTACAACCTCATCTCCGCCCTGCACAAGGCGGTGCGCGGCTCGGATCCCGACGCGGCGCTTTATTATTTCGCCCGCATGCTGGATGCCGGAGAGGCGCCCCTGTTCCTCGCCCGGCGCATTGTGCGCATGGCGGTGGAGGACATCGGCAATGCCGATCCGCAGGCGCTTGTGGTCTGCAATGCGGCCAAGGACGCCTTCGACTTCCTCGGCTCGCCGGAGGGGGAACTGGCCCTGGCGCAGGCGGTGGTCTACGTGGCCACCGCGCCCAAATCGAACGCGGTCTACAAGGCGTTCTCGGCGGCCAAGCGGGCGGCCAAGGAGGGCGGCTCGCTGATGCCGCCTAAGCATATCCTCAACGCCCCCACCAAGCTGATGAAGGGCGAGGGCTACGGCGCCGGCTATCGCTACGACCATGACCAGCCGGATGCCTTCTCCGGCCAGAACTATTTCCCCGAGGCCCTCGGCCGGCAGAGCTTCTACCATCCGGTGGAGCGCGGCTTCGAGCGCGAGATCAGGAAGCGCATGGACTATTGGGCGCGCCTGCGGGCCGAGCGCGGGGAACCGTGA